Genomic DNA from Gossypium hirsutum isolate 1008001.06 chromosome A01, Gossypium_hirsutum_v2.1, whole genome shotgun sequence:
tcgggtctgaagattgtcttttgattttccatcgacattcaaaattgtcccaattatgttctcgcggacattcttctcaatatgcatggcatcaagattgtggcataaaatgttgtgctcccaataaggcaactaaaaaaatactcatttttttccacaagtcggcctcattaggatcatcctctcgATCAgtttcatcatcagattcatccctcgatcttctctttgtttgcgttttcatcttcccataactaaaaTTAATATCTTTTAACGTAAACAAGATTCAGAACCAATGGTTTGCTCaggagctcctctgtactctttagtaccatcaaatagagtcatttgaaatctaaatttatgatttccatctaaccaccgacaatggcccatgtaagagaactttttcccattgtacaaccacttcgaacaagtttgtgcagcacaacaaggacaaacataacgtcctttagtactccaacctgataaattagcataagctAGAAAATTATTAATTGTCCACAACATAGCTGCacataaattaaagttctcctttctcaatacatcatatgtctcaacacccaaccataattgttttaactcttcaataagtggttgcaaatagatgtcaatatcatttccgggacctttctctccagggataatcattgataaaataaatgaagattgcttcatgcaaatccatggaggcaaattgtaaggaacaagcactacaggacAAGTACTGTACGAattactcatgattttaaatggattaaagtCGTCaactgctagcccaagcctcacattctgaggatcgcttgcaaagcttggaaatttactgtcaaatgatttccaagctaaagaatccgcaggatgtcttaataatccatcatcggtccgttgatcattatgccacctcatagattcGGTAGTCTTTgaggacatgaaaagcctttgaagtcttggtattaggggaaaTATCGCAAGACCTTGACTAGTTTCTTTCTTAACTATGCCCCACCTTCATCCGTATTCATATCTTCTGTATtactattcatccaacgagacttaccgcaaacatgacaagactgttggtttttctgatcaccctagtacaacatgcagtcatttgggcaactatgaattttatcgtacccaaggcccaaatcttttattagtctcttcatatcttgacaagactggggaatttttgcaaacggaaacatcttTCTCAaaaactctagcagcattgtaaaagagttttcggtccaccctcccaaacattttaagtgaaatagacgaatgcagaaggacaattatgaatattttgatccctcgtaaagttcttcattcatttcattaagtaaattgtagaacttcgccgcttcttcatttgtctcctcatcaggtgcacttattcccgtttcgcaaaaaacagttccaccaatattacaatcatcaaatGCAATAAAGTtaggtggaaacgattgctcaccatgactatgcatattaaatgcatcccgcaacatatcttccatgtcatcttgtctaacatactgatggtaatCAGTATCAAGATAAGttggattaatcgttgaagaagttccactagatgtacactctccatggaaaatccattttttatacccccgaataaagccatcaataattagatgttcgtagacaacttcacgaaaatgccagttgatgttgccacacttcttacacgggcaaagaatcatattctcttggcttgcattttgaaatgcaaaatttagaaaagtttgtactccattttgataggcattgcttacccttgacaatttcatccacctcctatccatttcgtagcTCTTGAAATCTAAAGTTGACAACATATTATAGTTACTTAAATGTTctcaattgatttaaatcatgtcattatACTAAATATCAAGCCTCTAATCGGTATAAACTAATTCAGGTAAGTTGCGGGATTTTCAAGTATAGATTTGTGTGTTATGTAAGTTAAGTAAGTTTCGTAAGctagttatgtaaattatgatatcaaatatatttaagtattatgtaagttatgtaagttatgatatgatatatatttatgtaagttatatatttatctaagttatataagttatgtaagttatgtaagttatatagtTATCAAAGTTATAtcagttatataagttatgtaagttatataagttatatatttatctaagttatataagttatgtaagttatgtaagttatatatttatctaagttatataagttatgtaagttttgtaagttatgttaaatatttatcaaacatatttatgtattatgtaagttttttaTTTGACGATGTGGAAAATCACATGGATAATACATATCAAGGATCAAGTATCTACAGGTAAGTTgcgaattaaataatatttaattaaataatatttataaaattattttaattaaataatattgaaaaaaattattttaattaaataatataatgtcgttcgtttttatttgacaaatcacatgtgcagttaaaatagtccacaattaatttaatttatgttttacaagtcatcttttcttaagtacatGTTAAACCACTGTGTGGACATCCGTATTTAGCttaaaatgtatgatttattttgaataaaaagtttaacttaaatgataaaacggacgataatatttgtgataaaacagacgagaatattttaataataatttaaattgaagttaaaaactatacaaaatattttattaaatatttgtatattagatgggatatataatattaataaataaatttattaaaaattgtgatagaaatatttgtatattagatGTGACATATtatattaatgaataaatttattaaaaatcgtgatagaaatatttgtatattagatgggacatattatatcaataaataaatttattaaaaatcgtgatagaaatatagaaatattaaatcacAAGTTTACGAAAAAATGGTAGAAAAAATTCATGTGGCAGCCATACATGTCGAGaggtataatattattaaaaggttGGAAATTGAGCAGAAATGATCCCTTTTACAGTATTATTGTAAGTAAGAACATACGCATTAGAACCAGTAGCAAAGAGATCCCAAAGATAAGCAGAAtaagcaaatgaaaaaaattaaagaaagcaTAACAAGTCTCTAAGGATAAACAGCATaagcaaattaaaaataataatcaaatgacAGACTTGAAATAAGTTAAAAACATGATCCATTAATGATCCATTAAAAAATAATCTTACGATAAACAAGAATGGTaatttaaaaaaacgaaaaaaagaaaagaaaataaaagagtaaCTAACCTTCTGGTTATCTAGGCTTTGTATTTGAGTAGTATTTTTACTTTGTATTTGGTTTCTTAGATCTCGAGTGGTAACTGATAGAGCAGTTGAAAGCTTCGGCTCTTTTTGCTATTGCTGATCCGATCTTGCCCAATCCAACAATTCCAACTGATTACAATAATTAGAAACATGATTAATTATTCAGCATATAGCTAtccaaatgaagaagaagaagctgaCCTGAAGATAATCTTTTAGTACAATGACCAAATTGATTCAGACTTCCTCTACTGAAGTGCTGTCATCTACATCTATATCATTCTCCACACCTTTCTCACCCAGTTTGAAGCAGTTGGCAATTCTGTTATAAAAAAACAGATTaaaaaagcaaaaagcaaaaaGCAATTGTTACTTATAAAcgcaaaaagaaaaaagcaaaaagCAACTGTTACTTATAAACGCAAAAAGCAAAAAGCAAATCTAtaaacctttttttattattaattttaaaactcgCATGTTTTGATGGTTAATTATTTGAGTTACTCTGACATTTGGCATTTAAATTTATTGTTTGGATAAGATGTGGAGTGTCAGAAAATGATTCCTTCCCACACCCAGACTTAACTTGTACTTAAAAACATGGATAATGAGAAAATAACAAGGTATTGCTATCAACCttgaaaaggaaataaataaggtaaattgctcaaaatttaaaaagaattaacatagtaaaaattattaaactaataaaatatctATTCTTTATAATGGTgaaataagtcaaatatttataaactcttaaaaaataattaaaaatctctaaaataaagataaaattctaaattaaactAAGATAAACATCTAAAGCTACTTATTGTAAAACTACTGCTTTAGATCGGGTTTAACCCTTATCTTTACTTGGAGGCTAAAAAGCTGATGGCCCTGTGGGTTCCTACTTCCTAGTTGGGGCATTTTTTGTGAACACTGAAGCATATTATACAAAGCATAAAAATCCATGTTTTAGATTAAAGATAAAAGAGCACTTTGAAGGCAAAAACTATAGAGATGTAAATGTCTTAAAATTGGATTGGCAGCTTAAGCCTGAATATATGTGAATCAGCTTATGACATTTCAAGTGAAAAACCTTAGATAGCAGGCTACCAATGGAGTAAACACTGTAAAATTCTAATCCTCAAATACAAATATAGGTATCAAACCAAAAGTTATATATTCTAATATTCCATTTTAAACGATACCAAATTCAGATAGATATTTGATTGAAAGTTATCAGATAAAGCAAAGCTCAAACAACTATCAGAAAGATAAACAAGTCTAATGAAAATAACCCAGAACCTGCCCACCTACATTCCTTCGAATGGCTTCTTCATGATCCAAAACATCATCCGGAGTTGAAATCACAACATAACCCCACTGCacataataagaaaataaacaaggtGAGTATCAAACTAGAAGATCTACCCTTGCATGACATGCAGATTCTACAAACATAGCTGCTGCATCTGCATTCTGTATCGAGCACTTTCTACATTAAATTGGCAATGAATAATTGAAACACCAGAGACACATGGATTCTTAACAAACCTGACGAGTTGGAAGTTTAAGTGTTTTGTATTTTTCGATATCCTTTGCTTTGATGTCCTGCCTGTAAGTGAGTGCCCGGCAATCGTTTACCCTTCCTTGTAGGTCAACTGTTATCCTGCCCACTCTATGTGGATCATGAACTTCGAAGTTCTTTATCTATCCTTTCAAAATACAATTTACAAAGAAGTCAAAAACACAGCCAGAAGCAATAGATTCAAAAGTAGCAGTAGCCACAACTGTAGGTATCATGACAACTAGATTCGCAGCCACTTAGTTCATGAGATTACAACAGCACTAATTCATCGAAAAGAGCATGATGCCTAATGGTTTTCAAAGCTTCAAATAAACAAAAACTACGGTTGACAAAACAAGGAAGAAATTTTGCATAATTCCTTCCACATCATATTGATAAAATAACCAGGCAACTGAAGATAGAAGCATGGATTCCAGTAATCAATCTAAACACTTAAGGATCaagtaaaagtgaaaataaaccaGAATAAGAAAGGAAGAAGCACTATTATCATATCACCACTGCATCTTATTAATAAATACCCATTGCCCTCCAATTTCATACAAGATAAGCTTACTGAGGTGACAAAAAGGATTAATCTTCAGTTATTATGATAACTTAAATAGGACCTCAAGTAGTCGTTTGTTTCTTAACATACTAATTAGAGTTAGACATTTGTATTATTGTGGAGTCACCTAGAAATACATGTAATAAACAAGACGATCAATAATTCCATGATGTTGAGGCTGAATACACCTTTCCCCGCTA
This window encodes:
- the LOC107917356 gene encoding 40S ribosomal protein S15a-5 codes for the protein IKNFEVHDPHRVGRITVDLQGRVNDCRALTYRQDIKAKDIEKYKTLKLPTRQWGYVVISTPDDVLDHEEAIRRNVGGQNCQLLQTG